The Cryptomeria japonica chromosome 6, Sugi_1.0, whole genome shotgun sequence genomic interval GCACTTCCACACAATAAGCAAGTGAAAAACTCATTGTTAAAGTCTAAAAGTCTTAGAAAATAAACAAGGGAAAATGTGGTCTTGGTTACAAAGGTTTTTCTCGGTTTTATGTTCCAATACATTTGAAACCCATTTAAATTGTATTTGGAAGGTTTACAAATATATGTTAAGTTGGATCGTTCTCTGCCAATGCCaaattggttcaatcaaaattgtgtttctattGCAATTATCATGACCATTCATACATCAGTTTCTTGTTTTGATCGACCCATGTTCTGTATGGGTTAACACACCCATGATTCTCCTCATTGTTTCTAAAAGAAAGTGCACAACTTGTGTTACGTCTTACAAATTATTTGCTTAAACAAATCCCAAGGGAGATATTAGATGGTTCTTTATATATTGCAATTGTGACATCTTTGATAGAAATTGAGCCAAATAATCCAAATAAGGCTATGTTGATCATTGTCAAAGTTCTTGTTGGTGCACCAATATTGTTGGTGATAGCAAGATTGATTATGCTCTTCTTCGGAGAGTTATGAATTCCCTTTATGTTCAAGATGCATTCAATTATTCTTATGATTTGTTTGCATGATGTGGACATTGTTGTCCTAAAAGAATGTTTCTAtccattttgttgttgttgttgttgtgtgctTCCCTTACAAAGAGGACTTTTGTTGGTATGTGTATGAAAAATTCAAGTGGAGCAACAAGTGATGACTATTTGCAAATCTATTGATTCTATgaaattttataaattaatttcaaattttgcctaagtTGTTATTCGTGATAGCTTTGGATATTGTTTGGTCCTAAAAATTGTAAAGTTTAGGATGGGTCATGAGATAGGTCCCAAGATAATAGATATATCCATTTTAATTAAGATTTTGAGATCTTGTAAGTCAATAAGTTTTGGACACTACAAATAAAGATGAGATTATCATGAATTGTTGGCCGTCCTTATTTTAACAATGATTACATTAATGATGGGAGAATGCGAATTCACAATTTTTGAGAGATAATCAAGTAGAGGACCTAAGTCATCAcatttggatggatgattttttttGACAAAGGAACTTATTTTTAGTCAACACATGCCTTCATTTATTGATTTTGAGAGCTTTGCAAACTAGGATGAATTCACATTTTCAGATATTCttgcaacaaaagttttgaagTCGTTTGGATTGAGTTGTCCAATTTCGCTCTCTTTAGCACATGGTTTATTAGGACACATTATGAGTAGGTGTGATTCATTATTACATTGTAGATAGATCACATGTAGTGATATCTTCATTATTTTGTGGTTTTGCAAAGACAATGGTTTATTGTAGACTTTGAGTTCTATATGATGTTCTTCCAAATGttcattttggaaaagaaatgatgTTCTACATGAATTTCAAGAAGAATATAAGATTATAGATATTAAGATTAATTTCTATCATTGATAACAAGATTGTATATATTAAAAAGAAATGATGTTCTACATGAATTTCAAGAAGAATATAAGACTATAGATATTAAGATTAATTTCTATCATTGATAACAAGAttgtatatattaatattaatttctataattgattattaattatttgATAGTGTGTAAATTTCAATTCTCTTATTCTATTATATTTTCTAACCTATACATATACAACATTAATGGAAAATTTATGAAGATTTTCTATGTTTTAAATTTCTTTCACATTCATTGTAACTTTTAAAGGTATCCAGTGTTctgaaaaaaaaattcatgataaGGGTGGGATGGAATCACACATATAATCTATTGCAGTTCTTCTGAACAGATTCCTTTGTTGCTGCTTCTGCCGATAAATTGTCAAAAACTTGCTAGAAGGAATTTATCAGGTCGCCGTATTTCTGAAAAAATTTCCGACATAAAAAATGATCTTTTGCACTTAAATTGAAATTGTCTTTAGCACTAGCCCCGTATTTTACTGATTTTTATAAATTTTAGCCGGATGAATTGAAAGAATCTTTTTAGTTTGCAGAGAGATTCTCGAGAAAGATATTTGCCGACAGTTGTAGAGAATCGCCTGGGGGAAAATCAGTGCACTGGTCTGAAACCGTCTGTCCTGGATCTCATTTTCACAAATTCCAATTCTGAAAGTTCAAAAAACACCACAGTACTGCAGCCAAAATAGAAACCATGCCAGCTAGTTATTAATTTACAAATCGTTTGCCACACGCAGAGAAGCTTTAAGTTCTGTACAAATGTTTAcagatttattttttaattgaattataTTTAAAACTTGAAAGCTATTCACACAGTTGCCTGTCACAAAAGTACATTTAAACAGGGCCACGAAAAGCCCAAGGGTTTTGGCACTTCCTAGGTGATACAATTCCAGACAAGGAAAACAAAGGATAAGAAAAGAAATGCAGAAAATCTGATGATACAGGCAGTCAAATCCACAAGTTCTCAAATTCATCAACAGACTGTAAAAACCTAATGCCTTTAATCTGATGATCATCTTCAAACTCATAGAGACTGAGAAACTCTGCTCGCCTTTTGGCCCTCCACAATTTTCTCCGGAGCAGCCTGGAGATCTACAGTCACAGGAGGAGCCATGACACCTTGGTATGGAGGGTTCATGAGCGTGGCCTTTTGAGTATAATACATCTGCTGAGTAAGGGGGCTAGGGTTTGCTGCTTCATAAGCGTAGGCATACTGATCAGAGGAAGGTATAGCAGGAGGTCTCATCATGACCCTTGGATCAGGCGCAACTGTCCTGGATGATGCCCTGTACATTGGGATCTTTCCGGCTGTTTTTGGAGGGTAGGGAGCAGGGGCAACTCCTGAAATTTTCTGTGTAAGGGGTCCAGGTGGTGGTCCCCCCTGCACTGGGGCCGTGTAAGCAACGGATGCAGGGATTCGCTGGACAGGCATGTATGCAGGCTGCTGACGTGGAAGGTGCTGCTGCTGCTGAACAGGGGATGGTGCTGCTGCTGCTCCGGCGGGAACGAAGTACATGGGGACTGCGCCGTCATCGTGCATTTGCCAGTAGGCTGCAGTCGGCATTTGTCCAGGATGGACAAAATGAGGCGCCTGTGTGTATTCCACATAATGCTGCTCTGGAACATATTGTTGCGGCTGCTGCTGCATCAGCATCTCCGGCGGGGGCTTGTAAATCTCCTCTGCCCGGAGCTCTGCCGGAATAGGTTTAGTCCTGTCTTGCTGGGGATTTCTGGAGTCGTCGCCGTAGGCGGAGAGATTCGAACCGCTGCCCTCCCGCTTCATGCTGGCCAGACTCGATGAGCTGCCCTCTTGTCGCATGGTTGCAGAGTCTGGTTGGCCGGCGTCCTTCTGGTTGCCCTCCGCCTTCATCGGCGGCGGCGATTTTGGGGCCGGATTAATTGTTGCTGGTTGGCTTTCTGGCACGGCTTCAAAAGATTCCTGATGTTCTCTACTGATCTGAAATTGGCCGAATTCCTTTGTTAAACCCTCGGGCGAGGTTTTGGTCATGGTGGTTTCGGGCTTGAAAATCATTTTGGTCATGTGATCCTCGAAAACCAGCCGCGGGTCCTGAGTTCGAAGCCCGATCTCCTGCGGCCCCACCGCGCTTAAAGGTTGCGGGAGTATTTCCTCATGAATCTCCAAGGTCTGGCGGTCGAATCCTTCACGCTGCAACATGAATTCCGCGTAATTAAACACACATACCTGAGATACTTCTTCTGTTAATTGCAAACAAAGCGTATCAAACAAAACTAACAGAAATGGACCATTCTAAGgtttattctttttcttctttccaaTCTTCCTATTCTTTTACGGTTCGGTACTTTCTGTACGGCTTTAGATTGTTTACGCAGCTCCTTAATTATCTTCCCCGTGAGGGTTTCAGAGAGCATTTAACCTGAAGCTGACGGTAAACTTGATATTGAGACCGCTTGATTAATTGAAAGACTACTGTAATTAAGATTTCTGTGATATTCAGAAAACAATCTTGAACTTGCAATATGATTGTTTCAGAATCAGCTGCGTGTTCATATGCGTACAATGGCTCAAGTATGTTATAAGGCTAAAACTTCTCTGCAGTCAGTCAAACTTCATTAATGGCATTATTATGGCACACTCCGCAGTTTTCTCAACAGCTGGATTTTTCAAACTTACAGAGCAATTTGCAATTGAAAATTTAATCTTTGCTCTATAATTTAGGATTTTTGTTACTAGATTATGTGGCTAAACATTTCTCAGCAATATCATCACCtgtcaaaaaaattcatcaaaaataattTGCACCAAAGCGAAAGATTCTAAAATTTGGAGCCATTAGAGAATTTTTCTCCGCTGTAAAGCTTTCCAGCTGTTTAACATAACATGCAGCAGCGCAGCCGTTGGTCAAATATACCAAAAAAGCTCAGATCCACTGAAATTTAATGCATTTGTGCTTGAAATTTAAAGAAAAACAACAGATCGTACAGAAAGTACCTTCACGGGCGGCAAATCGAGCATTCCAGAATCGATACAAGGAGGAGCGGAGGAAGTGGAACCGTAAGGAGAAGATTCCGGCATGGGAGACCCCGGCGCAGAGTGCACCTCCGGCGACTGCGAGTTCAAATTCAGGCGACTCTTCCGATTCGCAGGCGCAGGCTTCGAAGCGCGCTCGTCTCGATCCCAATCCTCCAGATTATCAAGCCCAAACAAATAATCCGGCACATCCGACGCCAAGGACGAAACCTCAGACCGGCCGCGCGACAAAATCGGCACGCCATTAAGCGCGTCGACGAACCAGTGCTCCCTTTTCGACCCCTCAAGCAGAGACCCCAAGCTGGTAGCGTTCTCCAACTTGGCCGGAAACAAGAAAAGCCTCAACCTTGCCGACGACGAAGACGAAGATTTCACCGTGAGCCGATCGTATTCCTCCATCATATTATCAAGATCCTCCTCCGTAGTAACAGAAATAAGCGCATCCAGGTCCTCATTCGGGAGCTGGTATTTCAAAGTCACGTTGCTTCCGCAGAGCTTCGAAAGCTTCGCGCTGAGCAACGAGTACGAGATATGGCGGCTCACGGCCACGATTCGAGTCTCACCCCCAACATATCTCAGCTGATTATCATGCGGACGGGGAAGAATCCGGCCGCCATAGCTGCACATAAACCTCACGCGTGGAGCTCCCGCCCCCTCTTCCGATTCACCTCCCCAGGAACCTACAGAATCCGGGTAAGGCACCTCTTGAACTTCCGGCGGAGCAGCAGGATTACCATGAGAAGCCATAGCCAAGATCGCTCTGTGTATATTCCCTCACCTCACCTCTGCTCTGCTGATCAAGCACCTTTGCCCAACATGGATATCAAACGCCACTGCTCAGCAGCCCTCCCGAGAAATATAAACAATGGCAGAAAAACAGGTTGTCGGGAATGGGAATCGATGTCGAGACCTATAGAGCGGTTTCTACGAATATGATTGGGTGCAAAATCAAGGTAGAAAGTTTGTGGGCTTTTATTGGTAACGGGTTGACCGCGTAAAGCGGCGCCTTTTGCTTTATGAATTCATTTGCAATGGTTTTTTGGATGATGAAATGGGGGCATTTCGTTGCGTATCTTTCTTATCTTGTACGCCAACTTAAAAAAAACAAATGTTTTAAAGAAGCGAGAGGGTGGGTCCCACGCTCGACTCTCCCGGCCCCCCACAGTTTTAGGTTTCACGTTAAATTCTACATTACGCTTGAGGTGATGTAAGAAAGAATATCGTCCACATGTTGGCAAATTAAATTATGAAATAATATGAGAAAGAAAGAATCTTCCCTTCCAAAAGGCTGCCCGCTCTTCTCGCTCCCCAAAAGATACCCTTAGCTTACGCTTAGGTCTCATggaggggcttcctaaaaaataaagCGGGTGCTGcaaagatttttttgaatttttttaaagctGTGGATGAAATTTGTAGTGCGAAATTTCAAAGCGGTGATGAAATTTGTTGTGCGCTTttgcttaaaaatttaagctcttAAATTGTAAGAAGCAGCATAAATTATGGTCGTAATTCCAGCCCCACCCCATTTGCACCTGctcaaaaataaaaatctaaaaagtaGGAGCTTCTACTTTTTCccaaaagattccaaataatcttgtaggcaatttttttcttttttcttttcatgaGACCTCCTTTTCCATAAAAATAAAGCCCACGCCCCTATCATGGGATCCCAACCTTAATAGCTTAGGAATGCTTCATATGTAGTtacatgaaaatttcaaatcattctcaattatttatagtagcttacttggcaagtcccttgcttataaccatggttttagggccacatcatcaaatatgatgctacATCAAtttgctttttgccaaggtgtctaaAACAACCCCCAAAAAGGTGATATCAATAGTTGTGCATAAAGAGCCCCAATATTTGTGCAATTGATatgacatcacatgattggttgtttttacaactaagggtacatttcattcaattatgggtattaaAGTCACATTTATTGGTGCAATCTTGTcaaaaaaaattggacattaaatcaaaaGTATGGGTATTAagtcaacaactattgtcctctCCCCTAGTCTATAGAGTTAGTTATTGTTTGGAGTTTTGGGTATCAACAATATAGTTTAGTATTTGTTGATAGCGATACTATTATATTACAGTATTTGTCCTTAGCAATTCTATTGTATTATGtattttttgatttgtttgaaaATATCACAAAAAAAAAGTAAACCAAAACATGTAAATTAATACCAACAAAACAAGAGTTTGTTTCTTGTTGTGAATCTAGATACACATCGTAAAGGCAACTTAAGCAAAACAATAAGACAGTTACAACACATTAACAACAAACAAATTATAGAATAAATAACTAGCAGTAATAAAGTTTTGGAAAAGACTaaaaaaccccccaaaaaataGTCAATTGGCGGCTAAGCAAAGAGACCGTCCCAATCTTTAGTGAGAAAATTGAACAGTTCCTTATAATTCATGtctgtgtctccatcattatcaaCTATTTCTCCTACTCCAAGCAATGTATAGTAGCCAACCTATGCATGATCTTAGACCTATGTCTTGTTGATTTGTTTGAAAATGTCATTAAAAAGTAAACTGAAACATGTGACTTGTGAAAATGGATACTTTTTCCGATTTTTCTAGATACTAATAACTCACTTTACAGTAatagatattttaaaaatatatattgttgTTGTACAACGCTATACATACTCATCCATTATGTTCTCTCCCCTAACACTATTTTTTTAAATTGAGAATTCAAATAATTTAAAGTTCTTTCTAATAACACCATTtagaaaacaaactcttaaattaaTGGGAAGcttcttttctttcatttgaaataaaaaaaaattcaaatgcttAAAATGATATTGTGAAAATACATTTAATAGGAAAAATGTTTGATAAATAATTGATAAAATCTCAAAGTGAAAAAAGAAGGAAATCTTGAAACCCCTATATGGGATTGTCCTAATCCTCTCATTAATTAAGTTTGGGTTCTTACGAATATAAGAAAGAATATGTAAaatgtatttatattttttataaaataatctaATCATTAtgtaatgaaaggtttaaaatattattttaagatCAAGGAATAATTACATTAAGATACTTTCATGACACTGTAATTTAATGTGTTACAATTAAAGATTGGAATTCAAATTTTCACATAGAAGAAAAAAATAGGAATATGTAATAGAGTTGTTTTGAGGTTCTTGTTAGTGAGGAGAAATAAAATGTTTTCGTAAAGTATGTAATTTAAGCATAATGTTAATtattaataaatcaaaataaatctaGAGAATTAAAGATGAGTATTAACAATTAAAAGAATAATGTGTTTATTCAATTTTGACATGATTTCAATTTTAGCCTTCTTATTGATCAATTGTTAAGATTCAACATAAGATCAAAATTTAAAGTTTGAATAATACTAAAGGTACTTAGAATATGTCATTGAATTGTCAAAAGGTTCCTACTACATGAGATAGGACTATGTCATTGGTGCAGTCACGatgggagggtcctcaaagagaacagtctggactatgcaacaagagttacacaatagaaacgactcaatgtgatggaggcaatgcagaatcaaactatattatatcatgaaaatcagttacaaactGCCGACAATATGCAGGCTCAAAAGATTCAGCTCATAGGCCTGAGTACAAAACATGCATGTTATGCAACATCCgagctcaagcaagaatgtgaggCAACTTCGGACCTCCTAACATTGAGATCTATCCTCTATGTTCTAATCCCCTATCCTAACactcaattacattgatttatatgatcaagaatgatccgtCAATCCAAGAAGAATCAAAtaccgatgaacaagatgaaacgtgtaaaacaaccaagtcggcctccgccaaagaggatcctccaaaaaatccataggatgaagtgcagacctaagggaaggttgaccacatgccaagggACATTGAAACAATGAACTGaggctccacaagctacgaaaaGGATCTGCAAGATATGCCAATAGCAAagataggtccaagcggtttcagtgttctaagccaaaaaattgTCTTAGATTCTGAAAATGATAACTTAccagaaatgaatccaaatgttcCGTGGACCAAGGGTAAAGCAAATGAACATGTTCGCAATCAAAATCTAgctccgcaagatccggtgagcaaatgcaaagaaacatagaatgaaatgctgaaactgtaAAATGGGATcaaacagaaagaaaatgtttttagttgatgcaagattgccaagaaccaaggatgctcctgcatcagaaattcaaggttgttgaaaaagtgagtccctcactttgttggggttagagaaaaaccaaggcagtctacctctgcttgagaaatccatgatgaatcttcaattggactgtccttccacttcacaagatattctctgTACTGGTTGCTCTAGGTGCTACGCCCAATCTTGATATCCAAAATCTCTTTAATCTGGTCTGGTATCAGCCGAGGTATCTTTTTCTCCAAGTTTGCTACACTATCCTTATTGAATTTTgtctcatgatactgatgtagatctgcaatgttgaatataggtgaaatacccaagctATTCGGTAACTCTactcatatgcatttctggaactaaaTTTCTTtgagatcttacaaggtccaaacttcctcatctgcaacttatcATAGGTTCCAACTAGGAATtgttcttttcttagatataccatcacctcatcgccaacttcaaattcgttatgtctcctcttctcatatgctttctccttatacttgttgttcatgtcttccaaatggtGTTCAACTTGAGTATGCACTGTCTTCATatgctctgcaaattcttctgcttctacactccttttatcttcattactgatgtctctcaattctgatatgcctctagggtgtgctctaatAACAATCTCAAAAAGTGTTCTTCTGATACTCTtgttcactaaattgttgtaggcaaattctgcttgtgcaagaatcaagtcccaacttctggttttatctccaactaagcatctcaataaatttcccaaactcctattcactacctcagtttgtccatcagtctgtgagtgaaaagtagaactaaacttcaaatctatcttcatcttcttccaaagtgtcctctaaaaatatccaacaaacttagtgtctctgtctgaaactatgctcttaggtaatccatgtaatttcaccacttccttgaaaaataggtcagcaatATGTACTGCATCTATTGTCTTCTTACAGGGTATGAAATGTAcaatctttgagaatctatccactaccacaaatattgaATCATTTCCTCTccgtgtcttaggaaatccaagtataaaatccatgcttatgtcctcccaaggtctctccggaactgtcaaaggtttatacaatccaacattctgactactaccttttgcaagttaACAAATCCTacagctctgcacaaatttcctgacatccttatgaatctaaggccaaaagtaattctcgcTAATCAATGCCACTGTAttatcaataccaaagtgtccaactaatcctccactatgcttatcctttatcaaattctccctcatagaactcatAGGTATATACAACTtaactcctctaaacaacatctcatcttgaataaaataatccaaccacttacttttgTCCATCATAACCCAGTctttacatgctctccaaggttttgaAAAATCCGGGTCATCCTCATataagttcttcaattcctcaaaacctaatacctccactTTCATCTCTATCAGCAAGTCCCTCCTTCTACTGaaggcatcaacaactttatttgactttccactcctatgcttcaaaacaaacgtataactctgcaagaactctacccatatcatatgtctctgattcaatttactctgactgttcaaataatgcaaagcttgatgattagtatacaacacaaactccttaggcaacaagtaatttctccacttcttcaatgcttgaattaagTCCTAAAATTCATGATCATAGAAAGAATATCTcttccttgcatcattcaacttctcactgaaatatgctactgctctcccttcttgacttaagACTTCTCCAATTGTatttccacttgcatcatagtccacttgaaatacttttctaaaatccagtaaagccaacataggttgctttgtcaccttcttcttcaacaattcaaaacttctatttgctctggttgtccacttgaaatccttcctatctcctctcattgcttttgtcatagggctacaaatggaaataaattttttgataaactttcgATAGAAaatatccaatccatgaaatgatcttacctctccaatgctcttTGGTGTAGGCTATACAACAATTGCTCTTACTTTCccaaggtccatcttcaatccatctgtagatatcacaaatcccaaagagactaattcttccttcatgaaattgaacttcttaatgtttatcaacaacttctcttctctcaacctctccaaaacttgtctcaaatgcaacatattttATTCCTTActtttactgaaaatcaaaatgtcatccaaatacacaataacaaacttacccaagaaattcttcaatacctcattcatcaacctcatgaaagtaatcagtgcattaatcaatccaaaagacatcaccaactattcatacagtccttcatttgtctcgaatgttgtcttccactcatttccttctttgattttgatataatggtatccactcttcaattaTATCTTTGTGTAGTATCTATCTCCTTTCAAACAACCcatatgtcatccatcctaggaaaaggaaattggtacttcattgtgatcttgtttatggctctggaatcaatacacatcctccattacccattcttcttaggtgctaacactgctggcactgcacaaggactcaagctttctttgatcaaaccttttctCAATaaatcctgcacttgtctattcaactcctcattctcattcagtgtcatccggtgtgcttctttattaggaaaactagctcaGAGAATCAGGTCCATGTGATGACTAATACTTCTCAAGGGCggtaatccatcaagtacattatctaaaatgatgtctccatattctgccagcaactcctttatctcctttggttgttcttcttcatgctccaaatTGTTAGTCTTCTTAGAAACCAAGAAGAAACtcatattctcatgtctcattccatctagaaatttccttccatccaccaaacaaaatTCTAGCACTTGtaaaaacttcactcttcaaaggctcctccaagggcaacaaggtctgGTTCATCctatttgcaacaatagtgtaaatgttcttcctttcatcatgtattgcttgtctatcatactgctaaggtcttcccaataaaatgtgacatatatccataggcataatatcacacaaaacgtaatcatgataagatccaatcttcaatttcaccaaatattgttcacttactagtatcttatggtcatcttgaatccatgctatctgataaggcttagggtgcttcaatctctccaaattcaacttattcaccatctcctccaaaacaagattatctaaactaccactatcaattataactttacaacacttaccagataccttacatctggtcttgaacaaattcctcctctgcaagggctcttcatcctttCTGGGATGACACACAACTCTCCTCATCACCAGCAATTCTCCATCTTTTGGCTTATTAGCTGATCAGGTATGTTCTTCTTCTACCAAGGCTGCTCTCCCAGTGTTCTctatcttcctacattcaaaatcaTTGTGTCCTTCTCCTTcgcacttaaagcaggttcctctaaacactcttttatcttgtcttttgtcttctTTTCCATAATCCTCATTCCAgtatccatcaagttctcttctctggtaaaaatttctatcatcctttcggtatgaactaccatctctacTAGCTTCCTTGTCTTTATTATGATCTGCACAAGGTTCTCTTCCTCCGAAatagcttcttcctccttgaattatttctctggaaaaccttccacctctacctctttatttttgttcatgtcttttgttcaaattttcttttactttcagggcatattgataagcttcctcaacactttACAACTTGactaaactgagttcatcttgtatagacatccgcaacccattcaaatatctagcaacttgttcaatctcatcatcagtatgtttg includes:
- the LOC131043646 gene encoding uncharacterized protein LOC131043646, producing the protein MASHGNPAAPPEVQEVPYPDSVGSWGGESEEGAGAPRVRFMCSYGGRILPRPHDNQLRYVGGETRIVAVSRHISYSLLSAKLSKLCGSNVTLKYQLPNEDLDALISVTTEEDLDNMMEEYDRLTVKSSSSSSARLRLFLFPAKLENATSLGSLLEGSKREHWFVDALNGVPILSRGRSEVSSLASDVPDYLFGLDNLEDWDRDERASKPAPANRKSRLNLNSQSPEVHSAPGSPMPESSPYGSTSSAPPCIDSGMLDLPPVKREGFDRQTLEIHEEILPQPLSAVGPQEIGLRTQDPRLVFEDHMTKMIFKPETTMTKTSPEGLTKEFGQFQISREHQESFEAVPESQPATINPAPKSPPPMKAEGNQKDAGQPDSATMRQEGSSSSLASMKREGSGSNLSAYGDDSRNPQQDRTKPIPAELRAEEIYKPPPEMLMQQQPQQYVPEQHYVEYTQAPHFVHPGQMPTAAYWQMHDDGAVPMYFVPAGAAAAPSPVQQQQHLPRQQPAYMPVQRIPASVAYTAPVQGGPPPGPLTQKISGVAPAPYPPKTAGKIPMYRASSRTVAPDPRVMMRPPAIPSSDQYAYAYEAANPSPLTQQMYYTQKATLMNPPYQGVMAPPVTVDLQAAPEKIVEGQKASRVSQSL